The Cucumis melo cultivar AY chromosome 6, USDA_Cmelo_AY_1.0, whole genome shotgun sequence genome includes a region encoding these proteins:
- the LOC103483537 gene encoding histone-lysine N-methyltransferase family member SUVH9 — MDSPIPFQDLNLLPDPSSTAVMTAATSPKTATTINSSLNKFVDAGKLLTPKLEPKLEPFDDLFETRESQQPQPVQQPFLSTPSSNFFSNSDFPQTPFSDQNHTPLSQSSSISSDKDNVYSEFYRISQLFRSAFGKGLQSYGDADVEVVDPDAQAIVPVPEENQISSVVVSKRKYDKRSSELVRVTDLGVEDQRYFRDVVRRTRMIFDSLRVLSTAEEEKSPGLMRRLRGDLRASSLMRERGLWLNRDKRIVGSIPGVHIGDLFFFRMELCVVGLHGQAQAGIDYVPASQSSNGEPIATSIIVSGGYEDDEDAGDMIIYTGHGGQDKFSKQCMHQKLEGGNLALERSMHYGIEVRVIRGMKYPGSVASKIYVYDGLYRILDCWFDVGKSGFGVYKYKLLRIDGQAEMGSSILKFAENLRTKPLSLRPSGYLSLDISMKKEAVPVLLFNDIDNDQEPLYYEYLVRTVFPPFAFHQSGSGTGCSCVSSCVHDCFCAMKNGGEFGYDQNGFLVRGKPIIFECGPFCQCPPQCRNRVSQKGLKHRLEVFRSRETGWGVRSLDLIHAGAFICEYAGVVLTREQAQVFSMNGDTLIYPNRFSDRWAEWGDLSQIYSNYVRPSYPSVPPLDFAMDVSRMRNVACYISHSTSPNVLVQFVLYDHNNLMFPHLMLFAMENIPPLRELSIDYGVADDWSGKLAICN; from the coding sequence ATGGATTCTCCTATCCCCTTCCAAGACCTTAATCTTCTCCCTGACCCATCATCCACTGCTGTAATGACCGCCGCAACTTCCCCTAAAACAGCCACTACAATCAACTCTTCTCTCAACAAATTTGTTGACGCCGGCAAGTTGTTGACCCCTAAACTTGAACCTAAGCTAGAGCCCTTCGACGATCTTTTCGAGACTCGGGAGTCTCAACAACCCCAACCAGTTCAGCAACCCTTCTTGTCTACCCCTTCTTCTAACTTCTTCTCTAACTCTGACTTCCCTCAAACCCCTTTTTCAGACCAAAATCATACACCGCTTTCTCAGTCTTCGTCCATTTCCTCTGACAAAGACAATGTTTACTCCGAATTTTACCGCATTTCTCAGCTGTTCAGGTCTGCTTTTGGTAAAGGACTTCAGAGCTACGGCGATGCCGATGTTGAAGTTGTGGATCCTGATGCTCAAGCAATTGTCCCTGTTCCGGAGGAGAATCAGATTTCTTCTGTGGTCGTCTCTAAGAGGAAGTATGATAAAAGGTCTTCTGAACTCGTGAGAGTCACTGATCTTGGGGTTGAGGACCAGAGGTACTTCCGAGATGTGGTGAGACGGACCAGGATGATTTTCGATTCGCTGCGTGTGTTATCTACAGCGGAGGAGGAGAAGAGTCCCGGACTAATGCGGCGACTTCGGGGTGATTTGAGGGCTTCCTCCTTGATGAGAGAGCGCGGTCTGTGGCTGAATCGAGACAAACGGATTGTTGGTTCGATACCAGGGGTGCACATTGGCGATCTATTCTTCTTTAGGATGGAATTGTGTGTTGTGGGATTGCATGGTCAGGCCCAAGCTGGAATTGACTATGTTCCTGCGAGTCAGAGCTCCAATGGCGAGCCAATTGCCACTAGTATAATTGTTTCTGGTGGATATGAGGACGATGAGGACGCCGGGGACATGATAATCTACACGGGTCATGGTGGGCAAgacaaattttcaaaacaatgtATGCACCAGAAACTTGAAGGTGGGAATCTTGCACTGGAGAGAAGTATGCACTACGGGATTGAAGTGAGGGTTATTCGAGGTATGAAGTACCCAGGCAGTGTAGCAAGTAAGATTTATGTATACGATGGTCTGTATAGAATTCTTGACTGTTGGTTTGATGTGGGGAAATCGGGTTTTGGTGTCTACAAGTATAAGCTTTTAAGAATTGATGGTCAAGCCGAAATGGGTAGTTCCATTTTGAAGTTTGCGGAGAATCTCAGGACCAAACCATTGTCTTTAAGGCCTTCTGGTTATCTCAGTCTCGACATTTCAATGAAGAAGGAGGCAGTTCCAGTTCTCCTGTTTAATGATATTGACAATGATCAAGAACCATTGTATTATGAGTATCTTGTTAGGACTGTGTTTCCACCTTTCGCCTTTCACCAATCAGGAAGCGGTACTGGGTGTAGTTGTGTTTCAAGTTGTGTTCATGATTGTTTTTGTGCTATGAAAAATGGTGGGGAGTTTGGTTATGATCAAAATGGATTTCTAGTTAGAGGGAAGCCTATAATTTTCGAATGTGGACCATTCTGTCAGTGCCCCCCTCAATGTCGAAATCGTGTTTCACAGAAGGGCTTGAAGCACAGACTTGAAGTGTTTAGGTCCAGGGAAACAGGTTGGGGTGTTAGATCTTTGGACTTGATACACGCTGGTGCTTTTATATGTGAATATGCAGGAGTTGTCCTCACGAGGGAACAAGCTcaagttttttccatgaatggTGATACATTAATATATCCAAATCGTTTTTCAGATAGATGGGCAGAATGGGGTGATCTATCTCAAATATATTCTAATTATGTGCGGCCATCTTACCCCTCTGTTCCTCCTCTCGATTTTGCAATGGATGTATCCAGAATGAGGAATGTTGCTTGTTATATAAGCCATAGTACATCTCCAAACGTGTTGGTGCAGTTCGTGTTATATGATCATAATAATTTAATGTTTCCTCACCTTATGTTGTTTGCAATGGAAAATATCCCTCCTCTAAGGGAGCTTAGCATTGACTATGGTGTGGCTGATGATTGGTCAGGGAAACTTGCTATCTGTAACTAA